Proteins from one Xanthomonas vesicatoria ATCC 35937 genomic window:
- a CDS encoding DUF4198 domain-containing protein, with protein MRNTQLSATLLLFAVAGSAGAHDLFVAFSKPGTAAGEANTALVNNGTFDESAGAVTRARLQDVSLSQDGAKAAPDLASWKEIGKQSQLTVHPAGEGTYLLGVSTMASTSTRTASEFGKYLELEDLPDTLATYDASKFPKGVTYSYTKHARAIGQVGTKLTDDFAASLGYPLEIRLTRNPGSVKVGEQLSFQVLQQGTPVPNLRVYVGHRADAPVKGGHGSATLLRTDAQGQASFQVTTAKTWYIHTNHMVPSTQKALDFVSDRASLSFEISPHAGH; from the coding sequence ATGAGAAACACGCAACTATCCGCCACACTACTGCTGTTCGCTGTGGCCGGCAGTGCCGGTGCGCACGACCTGTTTGTCGCTTTCTCCAAGCCTGGCACCGCAGCGGGCGAGGCGAACACCGCCTTGGTGAACAACGGCACCTTCGATGAAAGTGCTGGCGCAGTCACCCGAGCGCGTCTACAGGACGTTTCGCTGAGCCAGGACGGTGCCAAGGCCGCCCCGGACCTGGCCAGTTGGAAAGAGATCGGCAAGCAAAGCCAGCTCACCGTCCATCCGGCGGGCGAGGGCACCTATCTGCTGGGTGTCTCGACGATGGCTTCCACCAGCACACGTACGGCCAGCGAGTTCGGCAAGTACCTGGAGCTGGAAGACTTGCCCGATACGCTGGCCACCTATGACGCAAGCAAGTTCCCCAAAGGCGTCACCTATAGCTATACCAAGCATGCCCGTGCCATTGGACAGGTGGGCACGAAACTGACCGACGACTTCGCTGCCTCGCTGGGCTATCCGTTGGAGATCCGCTTGACCCGCAATCCTGGAAGCGTGAAGGTCGGCGAACAGCTGTCGTTCCAAGTGCTGCAGCAGGGCACGCCAGTGCCCAACCTACGCGTGTACGTCGGTCATCGTGCTGATGCACCGGTCAAGGGCGGGCACGGTAGCGCTACGCTCCTGCGCACCGATGCCCAAGGCCAAGCCAGTTTCCAGGTGACCACCGCCAAGACCTGGTACATCCACACCAATCACATGGTGCCCTCTACACAAAAGGCTTTGGATTTTGTGTCGGATCGGGCGTCGCTGAGCTTTGAGATTTCCCCGCACGCCGGGCACTGA
- a CDS encoding efflux RND transporter periplasmic adaptor subunit translates to MTPTKTRLTQLAVALGLLALGFASGYAWMTRTSDSTPPTGTSGAGQARKVLYWYDPMAPEQRFDKPGKSPFMDMKLLPKYADEAMGGGTQIDPRLQQNVGIRTQEVTVESLGTAVRVPGTLTWDLTQETVVSARTEGLITHVQVKAPFTEVRRGQALATVQAPAWNAAIAEAHTLSQAQSASARELQGAAQQRLRSLGVPSGASARSGVVLGADHSGVVTEILAREGQTVIPGTPLFKINGLDTLWLEASVPQAALGTLRLGTSVQATVNAWPAERFGGQIQALLPQVDMASRTQRARIVLRNPQRRLVPGMFAEVLVQPDAEQALPVVPTEALIATGRDSRVIVQDPDGSFRPVRVSAGRSVQGRTQIVAGLAGGERVVVSGQFLLDSEANLSGALERLGAAQPTSPASASGVHERHDAGHDARTVVPSPSRQPAPVAPETSTSTPPRCPVQYWYDPMVPEKHFDKPGKSPFMDMQLVPKFGSAAAADCQASAVMSEAMEGTP, encoded by the coding sequence ATGACCCCGACCAAGACGCGTCTCACACAGCTCGCCGTGGCCCTCGGGTTGCTGGCGCTCGGCTTTGCCAGCGGCTACGCCTGGATGACTCGAACCTCTGATTCCACCCCGCCCACCGGCACGAGCGGCGCAGGTCAAGCGCGCAAGGTGTTGTACTGGTACGACCCCATGGCGCCGGAGCAGCGATTCGACAAGCCGGGCAAATCTCCGTTCATGGATATGAAGTTGCTGCCCAAATACGCAGATGAGGCCATGGGCGGCGGAACGCAGATCGATCCGCGCCTGCAGCAGAACGTGGGCATACGCACTCAGGAAGTGACGGTAGAGTCACTAGGGACTGCTGTACGCGTGCCGGGCACACTGACGTGGGATCTGACCCAGGAAACCGTGGTCAGTGCGCGCACGGAAGGCTTGATCACCCACGTGCAGGTAAAGGCGCCGTTTACCGAGGTTCGTCGTGGTCAAGCGCTGGCCACCGTGCAGGCCCCGGCATGGAACGCGGCCATCGCCGAAGCACATACCCTGAGCCAAGCTCAGTCCGCGAGCGCGCGTGAGCTACAGGGTGCCGCGCAACAACGGTTGCGTTCGTTGGGTGTTCCTTCTGGCGCCTCGGCCAGAAGTGGCGTCGTGCTTGGCGCAGACCACAGTGGTGTCGTGACCGAGATCCTGGCACGCGAGGGGCAGACGGTGATACCCGGTACGCCACTGTTCAAGATCAATGGGCTGGACACGCTGTGGCTGGAGGCCTCGGTGCCCCAGGCAGCGCTGGGCACCTTGCGGCTGGGGACCTCAGTGCAGGCCACGGTCAATGCATGGCCGGCAGAGCGCTTTGGCGGACAGATCCAGGCGTTGCTTCCCCAGGTCGACATGGCTAGTCGCACGCAGCGGGCGCGAATTGTGCTGCGCAACCCGCAGCGTCGGCTGGTGCCGGGCATGTTCGCCGAGGTTCTGGTGCAGCCCGATGCCGAGCAGGCCTTGCCAGTCGTTCCCACGGAGGCGCTGATTGCCACCGGGCGGGACAGCCGGGTCATCGTGCAGGATCCGGACGGGAGCTTCCGGCCAGTGCGGGTGAGTGCCGGACGTAGCGTGCAAGGGCGCACGCAGATCGTGGCAGGCTTGGCCGGTGGTGAACGCGTGGTGGTCTCGGGTCAGTTCCTGCTCGACTCTGAAGCCAATCTCTCCGGTGCGTTGGAGCGCCTGGGCGCTGCACAACCTACAAGCCCTGCCAGCGCATCAGGTGTACACGAGCGCCATGACGCCGGGCACGACGCACGCACTGTCGTGCCGTCACCGTCCAGACAGCCTGCGCCTGTCGCGCCAGAGACCTCCACCTCCACGCCGCCACGCTGCCCGGTGCAGTACTGGTATGACCCGATGGTGCCGGAGAAGCATTTCGACAAGCCGGGCAAGTCACCGTTCATGGATATGCAGTTGGTACCCAAGTTCGGCTCCGCCGCAGCCGCTGATTGCCAGGCAAGCGCCGTCATGTCCGAAGCGATGGAGGGCACGCCATGA
- a CDS encoding efflux RND transporter permease subunit → MIARLIHACIANRVLVLVAAALLAVVGIWSIKNTPLDALPDLSDTQVIIRTQWAGQTPRIIEDQVTYPLATTMLSVPGVKAVRGFSFFGDSFVYILFDDATDLYWARSRVLEYLSQVRDRLPPNVNPALGPDATGLGWIYQYALVDRTGQRDVGQLRALQDWFLRYELKTVPDVAEVASVGGAVRAWQIQPDPQALAARGLTVAELIEAVDAANGATGGSVIEQGEAELMVRSEGYLRTQEAFEQVPVTGNDGIPVLLGEVATISRGPVFRRGIAELDGQGEVAGGVIVLRTGKDALGAIRNVKARLQALQSSLPEGVEVVAVYDRSELIQDAVRNLTHKLGEEFLVVALVCLLFLWHLRSALVAVITLPLGILAAFIVMHAQGISANLLSLGGIAIAIGAMVDAAVVMIENAHKHLEHWREEHGREPQGEERWQLMARSAAEVGPALFASLLVITLSFMPVFALQAQEGRLFSPLAYTKTYAMAAAAGLSVTLIPVLMGYLIRGHIRPEQQNPINRILIAGYRPILLWVLKHPGVTLLLSGLLLVLTLIPFSRLGSEFMPPLEEGSLLYMPTALPGLSADKARQLLQLSGRMIKTVPEVEHVFGKAGRAESATDPAPMEMFETTVTFKPRDQWRPGMTLQKLRQELDAAVKIPGLTNLWVPPIRNRIDMLATGIKSPIGIKVSGPDVEQIERLSQQIEQVAKTVPGVSSALAERVTGGRYVDVQVRPEIAARYGFTQGQLQQLIATVVGGDPIGETIEGRERYPIVLRYPRGQRDSLQALQDLPLIAPGGVQLTLSQVAELSISPGPPMLKSDNGRLVGYIYVDVADRDLGPVVQDLQAAMQTQVSLPAGYGLAWSGQYEYLQRALARLQWVVPAALAIIFLVIWMVFRRLSDVSIILLSLPLALVGGFWLIWGLGHAISVASMIGFIALGGVAAEFGVIMLLYLRHAWEQRLASGAPEDVSTLQEAIYEGAVQRVRPKAMTVAVILAGLFPLFVGAGAGSEVMQRIAAPMLGGMLTAPVLSMVVIPAAFYLVRRRGLRAARGDQ, encoded by the coding sequence ATGATCGCGCGCCTGATCCATGCTTGCATCGCCAATCGCGTGCTGGTGCTGGTTGCCGCCGCGCTGCTGGCGGTGGTCGGCATCTGGTCGATAAAGAACACGCCGCTGGATGCGCTGCCGGACCTGTCGGATACCCAAGTCATCATCCGCACGCAATGGGCTGGGCAAACCCCGCGTATCATCGAAGACCAAGTCACCTACCCGTTGGCCACCACGATGTTGTCCGTGCCGGGCGTGAAAGCGGTACGCGGCTTCTCCTTCTTCGGTGATTCGTTCGTCTACATCCTGTTTGACGATGCCACTGATCTGTACTGGGCTCGCTCTCGAGTGCTCGAGTACTTGAGCCAGGTGCGCGATCGACTTCCGCCGAATGTGAATCCGGCGCTGGGTCCTGATGCGACAGGGCTGGGCTGGATCTACCAGTACGCCTTGGTGGATCGGACCGGTCAACGTGATGTGGGGCAGCTGCGTGCGTTGCAGGACTGGTTTCTTCGTTATGAGCTAAAAACCGTGCCGGACGTGGCTGAAGTAGCCAGTGTGGGCGGTGCGGTGCGCGCCTGGCAGATCCAGCCGGATCCGCAGGCGTTGGCGGCCCGTGGACTGACGGTGGCCGAGCTCATCGAGGCGGTGGATGCGGCCAACGGCGCTACCGGGGGCTCCGTGATCGAACAAGGCGAAGCCGAACTGATGGTGCGTAGCGAAGGCTACCTGCGCACACAGGAGGCGTTCGAACAGGTGCCGGTAACCGGCAACGACGGCATCCCCGTCTTGCTCGGCGAGGTGGCCACGATCAGTCGCGGGCCGGTCTTCCGTCGTGGTATCGCAGAGTTGGATGGTCAAGGTGAGGTGGCCGGCGGCGTGATCGTCCTGCGGACCGGCAAGGATGCCTTGGGGGCCATTCGGAACGTCAAAGCGCGACTGCAGGCGTTGCAATCCAGCTTGCCCGAAGGCGTGGAAGTGGTGGCGGTGTACGACCGCTCCGAGCTAATCCAGGATGCGGTACGCAACCTCACCCATAAGCTTGGTGAAGAGTTCCTGGTCGTAGCGCTGGTATGCCTGCTGTTCCTGTGGCACCTACGCTCGGCGTTGGTGGCCGTCATCACCCTACCCTTGGGTATCCTAGCGGCCTTCATCGTGATGCACGCCCAGGGGATCTCCGCCAACTTGCTGTCGTTAGGAGGCATCGCCATCGCCATTGGTGCGATGGTCGATGCAGCGGTGGTGATGATCGAAAATGCACACAAGCATCTGGAGCACTGGCGGGAGGAGCACGGTCGGGAACCCCAGGGTGAGGAGCGCTGGCAGTTGATGGCCCGCTCGGCGGCCGAGGTCGGACCGGCCCTGTTCGCGAGCTTGCTGGTCATCACCCTATCCTTCATGCCGGTTTTTGCCCTGCAGGCGCAGGAAGGGCGTTTATTCTCGCCCTTGGCCTACACCAAGACCTACGCGATGGCCGCCGCAGCAGGGTTGTCGGTGACCTTGATCCCCGTGCTGATGGGCTACCTGATCCGCGGCCACATCCGGCCGGAACAACAGAACCCCATAAATCGCATCCTGATCGCCGGATACCGGCCCATTCTGTTGTGGGTCCTCAAACATCCCGGTGTCACCTTGCTGCTCAGTGGCCTGCTGCTGGTGCTCACCTTGATCCCCTTTAGCCGGTTGGGCAGTGAATTCATGCCACCCTTGGAAGAAGGCAGCCTGCTGTACATGCCCACTGCGTTGCCAGGCCTGTCAGCCGACAAGGCGCGCCAGTTGCTTCAGCTCTCAGGACGGATGATCAAAACCGTACCGGAGGTCGAGCACGTGTTCGGCAAGGCCGGCCGTGCCGAAAGTGCGACCGATCCGGCACCTATGGAAATGTTTGAGACCACCGTGACCTTCAAGCCGCGGGATCAATGGCGCCCGGGCATGACCCTTCAGAAGCTACGCCAAGAGTTGGACGCCGCGGTCAAGATTCCCGGTCTAACCAATCTATGGGTACCGCCCATTCGCAATCGCATCGATATGTTGGCCACCGGCATCAAAAGCCCGATTGGGATCAAGGTCTCCGGACCAGATGTGGAGCAGATCGAGCGCCTGAGCCAGCAGATCGAGCAGGTGGCCAAGACTGTGCCCGGCGTGAGTTCGGCACTGGCCGAACGCGTCACCGGCGGGCGCTATGTCGATGTACAGGTGCGCCCGGAAATCGCTGCGCGTTATGGATTCACTCAAGGCCAACTCCAGCAACTGATTGCCACGGTCGTTGGCGGCGATCCAATCGGGGAAACGATCGAGGGGCGCGAGCGCTATCCCATCGTCTTGCGCTACCCCCGTGGCCAGCGCGACTCATTGCAGGCCTTGCAGGATCTGCCGCTGATCGCGCCAGGCGGTGTGCAACTGACCTTGAGCCAGGTGGCGGAGCTGTCAATCAGCCCAGGCCCGCCGATGCTCAAGAGCGATAACGGCCGGTTGGTGGGCTACATCTACGTCGATGTGGCCGATCGCGACTTAGGACCGGTGGTCCAGGACCTGCAAGCCGCGATGCAGACCCAGGTGAGTTTGCCTGCCGGCTATGGTCTGGCCTGGTCGGGGCAGTACGAGTATCTGCAACGGGCATTGGCACGCCTGCAATGGGTGGTGCCCGCGGCGTTGGCGATCATCTTCCTGGTCATCTGGATGGTGTTTCGCCGGCTCAGCGATGTATCCATCATCCTGCTCAGCTTGCCCTTGGCGTTGGTGGGCGGTTTCTGGTTGATCTGGGGGCTGGGCCATGCGATTTCGGTAGCCAGCATGATCGGATTCATCGCCCTGGGTGGCGTTGCGGCTGAGTTCGGCGTCATCATGTTGCTGTACCTGCGTCATGCTTGGGAGCAGCGCTTGGCCAGCGGTGCGCCGGAAGATGTGTCTACCCTGCAAGAGGCTATCTACGAAGGTGCCGTGCAGCGGGTGCGCCCGAAGGCGATGACGGTAGCCGTCATCCTGGCCGGGTTGTTTCCGCTGTTCGTTGGTGCCGGTGCCGGCTCGGAGGTCATGCAACGTATCGCCGCGCCGATGCTGGGTGGCATGCTCACCGCACCGGTGCTCTCTATGGTGGTGATTCCCGCAGCGTTCTATCTGGTGCGGCGACGTGGATTGCGCGCGGCGCGGGGCGACCAATGA
- a CDS encoding TolC family protein encodes MLFALALSGPVVAAPPAIPISYPEALQQALANAPTLQVRRSQIDASTEEAARAGALPDPRLIVGLANWPVSGPDAFSLRADEMTTQQVGLMQEFPARAKRRAEQALAQATLAQARSLSMVEQQMVVQAAAQAWIELWSTQQAVDALEGLREPARIAERAARARLAGGTAGASDVLAAQAVLLQLDNRLEQVHAEHAAAQAGLARWLGIAPEAILASGTAPDFSQLPLEPTQLLANLDQHTPLLGWEARQSLAQAQVDAAVAETRPDWSVELTYGRRERALDGMARSDMLMVEVGVGLPLFQKNRQARGIVARRAELEAVSAERDEARRIQAESVQRAMARWRGLTGQLERQNTQSLPLARDRARTALAAYGAGADLQPWLEARRDEIELQLENARLLGEQGRAWAALAYLLPHEENTP; translated from the coding sequence GTGTTGTTTGCCCTGGCGCTCAGTGGTCCTGTGGTGGCGGCACCGCCCGCTATCCCGATCAGCTATCCCGAAGCACTACAACAAGCGCTTGCTAACGCCCCTACCCTGCAGGTGCGCCGATCCCAGATCGATGCAAGTACCGAAGAAGCCGCGCGTGCCGGCGCGTTGCCCGATCCACGTCTGATCGTGGGGCTGGCGAACTGGCCCGTCAGCGGACCCGATGCCTTCAGTCTGCGGGCAGACGAGATGACCACCCAGCAAGTCGGGCTGATGCAGGAGTTTCCTGCCCGTGCGAAACGACGTGCCGAGCAAGCGCTGGCTCAAGCGACGCTGGCACAAGCGCGCTCACTGTCGATGGTCGAACAGCAGATGGTGGTCCAAGCGGCCGCGCAGGCCTGGATCGAGCTGTGGAGTACGCAGCAAGCCGTAGATGCGTTGGAAGGTTTGCGCGAGCCGGCGCGCATAGCCGAGCGTGCGGCGCGTGCTCGCTTGGCAGGTGGCACGGCCGGGGCCAGTGACGTGCTTGCCGCCCAGGCCGTCCTACTGCAGTTGGACAATCGCCTGGAGCAGGTACATGCGGAGCACGCCGCGGCGCAGGCCGGCCTGGCGCGGTGGTTGGGTATTGCACCAGAGGCGATCTTGGCCAGTGGTACGGCGCCGGATTTTTCGCAGTTGCCATTGGAGCCCACCCAACTGCTGGCCAACCTGGACCAGCACACACCACTACTGGGCTGGGAGGCACGCCAGAGCTTAGCCCAGGCCCAGGTGGATGCGGCCGTGGCCGAAACCCGCCCGGATTGGAGTGTGGAGCTCACCTACGGACGTCGCGAGCGCGCACTCGACGGCATGGCGCGCAGCGACATGCTCATGGTGGAAGTGGGCGTGGGCCTGCCGCTGTTCCAGAAGAACCGCCAAGCACGAGGCATCGTGGCACGACGGGCTGAGCTGGAGGCGGTGTCCGCAGAGCGCGATGAGGCCCGGCGCATCCAAGCCGAGTCGGTGCAACGCGCGATGGCGCGATGGCGCGGGTTAACCGGCCAGTTGGAGCGTCAGAACACGCAGAGCCTGCCTTTGGCGCGCGATCGCGCACGCACGGCGTTGGCCGCCTACGGCGCCGGTGCCGACCTGCAGCCGTGGCTGGAAGCGCGGCGCGATGAGATCGAATTGCAACTGGAGAACGCCCGTCTGCTGGGCGAACAGGGCCGTGCCTGGGCGGCACTGGCCTATCTGCTGCCCCATGAGGAGAACACGCCATGA